DNA from Pelobacter propionicus DSM 2379:
GAACATGAACGAAATACTTTCAAAGCTGGTAGTTGTGTCCCTGTCCATTTCACTCTGGACTGGCCGGAAGAAACTCTCGCCGGAAGACCTTGGGCTCGACTTTTCCAAACTCCCTCCCGAAAAATTGGCCACTCTCGGTAGCAAGAAGATCTGCGACCCGGAAAAACTCGCCGTATTCAGTGCCCTGAAGCGTCGTGCCGAACGGCAGTGTGAAGCGGTAGGAGTCAGATTCCTCGGTGGCTATGCCATACCGGAGGATAAGGCCGACGAGGTGATGAAGATCCTCGACGGTGTCCGGGATGAGTTTGAGAAGGAGAAGCAGGAATTTCTGTCGGAGTACGACCGCAGTCTGAGGGAATGGATTGATGCTAACCCCGAATGGGCAGCCATCATCGAAAAGGGAGTAGAACCAGCATCAACAGCGGCACGTCGTCTGGGCTTCGCAGTCCAGGCGTTCAAGGTCAAGAACATCGACGGACTGGATAAGGGGCTGAACGAACATGCCAGTACCCTGTCAGAACGGCTGATCTATGAAATCAATCAACAAGCCAGGCAAGCCTGGGAGGAGTCGTACAAGGGACGCCCTTCCGTAACCCGGAAAGCGCTACGCCCGATCAAGTCCATGCTCGAAAAACTGCGTGGTCTTGAGTTCCTCTCTCCCTACCTGCTCACTCTGGCAGTCCAGGTTGAAGAAGTACTGGCCTCATTGCCAAAGAGCGGTCCCATTGAAGGACGGAATCTGACCTCTCTTATCGGGATATTGCATGTCCTCGGTGATTTGCCGCTGGATGAAGTCCCGGCAGAGGAAGAAGACGAGGTCGCCGAAACCATCCTTCTCGAAACCAGATCCGCTGAGCCGGTAAGCTTGCCCAGCGAATGGTTTTTCTAGGAGGCCGCCATGAAACACACGACACTGCCCCTGGTTGCCAAGGCACTCGGGGAAAAATACGACATTCAGGTACAGATCTCCGGCGACCAGGCATACACCAACGGAAGGATTATCAATCTTCCGTCCCTGCCGGACAGCAAAGAGGCTGCACTGCTTGCCCGTGGCTATATCGACCACGAGAGCGCCCACATCCGGTTCACGGATTTCAGCGTTAAAAGCAGTACCTCCATGCACAAGTGCCTGACAAACATCCTTGAAGACATCCGTATCGAGAAGATGATGGGAGCGAAGTATCCCGGTTGCCGGTCGAATCTGAAAGATCTGGCCGAGCATTTGAAGCAACAGGGGAGTTTTACACCGTCACTTCAAGACCCTCCGCAGACCCTACTGTCATGGCTATGCGCCAGGGGGCGGCTGACCTTGAATCAGGACTTCAGTGACATCCTTGCCATGACCAGCAGTACGGTCAACGGTTTTCTTGGCACCGGATACAAAAGGTTGCTGGATCTGACCGAGAGAATTCCGAATCTCGTCTCCACCAGGGACTCACAATCCATGGCGGAGGAGATCCTACGGTTGATCCGTGATGAAAAACAGCAACAGGAGCAGGAACGGAAACGTCAGCAAGACGAGAAGACGAAAACCACCTGCGGCTCTGATGAGTCAAAACCTGATGGCAGTTCCGATGATCAGGAAGAAAACAATCAGACATCCGGCACTGACCAGCAGTCAGGGCAACCGGAACAGGGTGCCGGTGGTTCATCACCCGATAGTGATAGCACCGGTACTGCAGCTGGTAATGATTCTCAGTCCCAAGCTGCAACCAATCCATCGCCTTCTGTTCCCAAGAGTGGTTCCGGTGGGCAATTGGATGGTAATCCCGAAGCCCTTCAGGAAATGCTCGATTGTGATCCTGGCGGGTTTGGCGATGTCGGTGAAATTCTCAAACAGGAACTGATAACGGAGGGTGAGACTGTCGGCAATCGGGGTGGTGTTCTGCTTCCACCGGAGGCCTCTCTTCGCACCTTTCCCATCGATATTCATGAAATCAGAAGACATACGGCGCTGCTCAGAGCCCGGCTCAGCGGATTAATCCAGGCAAGCCGGCTGAGGAGACGTCATGCACGCCGCACCGGTAGCAAGATTGATAACCGGGTGGTGCATCGTCTCGCATTACACGACACCAGGCTGTTTCTGCATCAGGAGGAGAAGACGGAGGTCAATACCGCCATCATGATTCTCGTGGACAGAAGCGGGAGTATGCAACACCAGAAGATCGAGGTGGCAACGAAAACCGCCTTTGTCGTCGCTGAAGCACTTGATTCCATCCCCGGCTGTTTTGCCGCTGTTGCCGCTTTTCCAGTTGGCAACAGCGAAGGGGTAGCACCTCTGGTGCGGTTTGGAGAGCGTCCCTGCTCGTCCAGATTCGGAATGACGGCAGGCGGCGGCACACCTTTGGCCCAGGCGCTGTACTGGTCTGGGGTTGAATTGCTCAAAAGAGAGGAACCACGGAAAATCCTGCTCACCGTCACTGACGGCGAACCAGATGACCGGCGTACCTCCAAGAGGGCAATCAAGTGGTTATTGGAGCAAGGCATTGAGCCCATGGGGCTTGGTATCTGCGAGGAGTCGGTTCGTACGCTCTTCCCGACCAACGGCGTCGTCTATAGCGTCGAAGAATTGCCACCTGCACTTTTTGGAATGCTGCAAGACAAGTTGATCCATTGAAACTATTAACCCCACGGGAGGCTCCTCCCGGAAGGGGCGCCTCCCTGACATCACGTTACAAGGAGGCTTGAAGATGAAAAAACTTATTATTCCTGTTCACGACAGCAGTGAGTTCTTTTCCGAAAATGCTGACTATGCCGTCATCGAGCTTGATGCAGCTCTCATTGAGCGGATCAGGAAGCTGGCGGTGGTCGTGAAACAGATGAAGGCCTACAAGATCAGCGAATTCAACTGCACCTGTGATTTCATGACCGCCGACTGGGACGCCGAGCCGGATAACGGCAAAGTCGCTCTGAAGGAATTCGAGGGGCGTATGGAGTGTTCCACTCTGAACGTCACCGACAGTGATTTCTTCTGGTCGGGCTACTACAAACACACCGATGTCCGGTGGGAAACCGACACGGTGCTGATCAAGTCGCTCGACGAAACTGACATCATGGATGAACGGGAAGAGTGCGTAATTTCCTGATCATTATTTGCCAACCCCACCGGGGAGACACGTCTCCCTACGGGGGAACTATCTCCCCGCACCATCAAGTAAAGGAGACAGACCATGGCAGACTACTATTCACAGGCAGTATTCCAACCTTCGATCCCCAAGCACCTCATCACCGACGAGGACCGGCGCTTCATTGAGGCGTTCAGCATCACCTTTGAAACCGACGGCGAGGATAATTTCTATCTCTACGCGGATGAGTGGTGCTGCAATGGTTACCTCGATCCGGAGGAGCCCGGCGGTGAAGAGATCGAACTCACTGAGGAAGATCTTCTCAACCGGTTCCAGGAGATCATCCGCCGTTCCAACGGCGAACTCCCCTGGATCTCCAAGGAGAGCGCCTACACCTGCTCGAAGATGCGCCCTGATGGCTACGGCGGCGGTGCGATATTCATCACTGCCGACGATATCCAGTACTGTTTCACCGGCCAATGGCTGGAACAGCGGATCAGTGAAGTGGAAACCGGCGACATAGGCCCGGGAACGGACGATCCGCCCCCAGCCAGGCCGGTTGTAGGGGTCATCATCGAAGGTGGTCTGGTGCAAAGCGTGGTCAGCACGGCACCGGAGCAACTCCCGGTCCTGGATCTGGTCATCCTCGATTACGACGTCGAGGGGGCCGATGCTGATGAGTTGCTCCATGTTTCCCAGGGGGATGGGGCATCAGCTCAGGCGGTCGGCAGGATCGAACAGATCACCCAGTCCGACATCGACCTTTCCACGGTGTTCGGCCAGATGCTGCAGAGGGGGTGGTGACCATGTGCCCTCTCACCCGACAGACTGACGAACCGACCAACGAGGAACGTGCCGGCAGAATCGACACGGTCATGCAGGCCTACTGCCTGACCCTCGAAAACCGGGATTTCGACGGCGACGAAGACGACGTGAAGGACATGCTCACTGATCTGATGCACTTCTGTGAGCGGATGGAGATCGATTTTGAAGAGAATCTACGCGTCGCCCGCAATAACTACAACCATGAACGACTCGCGGAACAAGGCGATACCGGCCAGTTCGGCTGCCCGGTGTGCGGCTGCTTTCTGGAAGTTACCCGCACCGACACCCTGTTGGGGATCGACCGGGAACTGTACAACTGCCAGGAATGCGACGAGACCTTCATCCGGGAACTGAATGCCCCGCACAGCCCGCTCCAGCGAGCAGTCAAATGTGTCGACTGCGGCAACATGATTCCGCAGTCTTCAGCACGCATCTTTTACCAGCGGGACGACTACGCCCACTTCATCGGCGAGTGCTGCTGGGACGAACGGCTGCGTGACTGAACATGCATTCCCTGCCCACAGGGGGAGAACAATACCGCACTCCCTGTGGGGAGGAGTGTGCGAAAAGGAGACTATCACAATGGGCTATTACTACACCCTTTCCATCACGAGTTTCGAAGCAGACGACTGTGAAGCATGCCTGGCCGAAATCAGGGAAGCAGTTCCTGATATCGGCGACGACATGCGGATCGTTGACGGAACGATCAATTTCGAGCCCGAGGAGTCGAACGGCAAGTGGCGCTCCGCCGAAGACATCGCCATCCCCATCATCAGACGCCATATTCGCACCGGCACAACGTGCCGGGTGGACTGGCAAGGTGAAGACGGAGAAATGGGTGGCGATCTGATCGGACGTGATCAGAGCTTCGGCATTGTCTATGAGCCACTGGCGGTAACCGAGGATGGACTGATTCCTCTGCATGAGGCAGTAGCCATGCTGGCGAGAAGTCCTGTCGAACCGCCCGGAACCGGTGTTAAATCAACAGCATAAAGGAGGATTGACATGACCTTGAACGCTACGTTGCAAGCGGCACGGGATATGGGCGTGCCGGAGCGTTACGCGGTAATGCGCCGACTGTCCTTCCTGCAGCCGCAGATCAAACATTTGGAGCGTGAAATCTGGGGAGCACGACGGCGAATGGAACGCAGTCACGACCCGCTGAGCAAAGCTCTAACCGAATCCTTCATCAGAGACCAGGAAAAGGAGTTGCGCCCCCTGAAAAGGGAGGCGAAGACGCTCCTCAACCATGTCAACGGCAAGGAGACGGTACAGGCGCCCGGCGGAATCAGCCCGGAGATGATCGATCAGGCCCGGCAGTATCCCATAACCAGCATCATCGAATTCTCCAAGGGGCGGTATCGCTGTTGTCCGTTTCACGAGGACCGTAATCCGTCCATGGCCCTGTACGAAAACCATGTCCACTGTTTCGTCTGTAACCGGACCTGGGATTCGATCAGTGCCACGATGGCGCTGGATGGCGTGACTTTCCGGGAAGCCGTACTGGCTCTCCAGAGCTGAAAATAATTTATTTCAAACCCTTTGGGGGCGATGACTGCCCCCCAGGGGGAAGTCCGCCCCCGCTATCGGAGGAGGACATGAATTTTAATCTCTTCGGTGAACCGGTACCGCCGGTCACTAAACGAATCATGGTGCGCTCAATTGAGGCCCGCTACAGAAACGAAGTCGTGCGCGACGATGCTCCGGAATGGGTATCGATGCGCTTCACGAAACCAGAGCAGGTCTATGAGATGTTCCGGGATCTCCGGCGTGAGACGAAGGAGCATTTTGTGGTGTTGCATCTCGACGGCAAGAACCGGATCGTCTGTTTTGACCGGGTCTCCATCGGTTCGCTCAACCAGGCCATCGTTCATCCCCGGGAGGTGTTCAAGACGGCATGCCTGTCGAATGCGGCAGCCATTCTGCTTGTTCACAACCATCCGACCGGAGATCCGAACCCCAGCAGCGAAGATATCGCCATCACCAAGCGTCTCAAGGAGAGCGGCGACATCCTCGGCATCCGGGTACTGGATCACATAATCGTCGGTGATGACGAGTTCCTGAGTTTTGTCGAGCGGGGACTTTTATAAATAACGGGGGAGCGGCGCTCTAAGCGCCCTCCCTCGACTCTTCCCCCCGGCTCAAGAGGGTTCCTTAGAGCCACCGTTCCGGCGGTGGTTGTAGGGAGCCCTTTTGGGCCACCAACAAAACATCAAGGGGGATAGAGTCATGTCAGTTCGAGCACGCATTAACGGTAGGGAGTTCACACTGAGTTGGGATGAGTTTGAGAAGGCTCTGCAGAGAAACAATCTTGCAGGAGGCGAATTCGAGGTTCTTGCCATTCTTTCGGGGGTGAAACCCTACTAGCATCTTCAGTCCGGATACCCGTCCGGTCTGGATAGAGGCGGCCCTAGTGGTCGCCTTTTATTCGTTGATTCACAGAATAATCTTGCCGTAACAACACGCAATAATCTAGCCTTGACAACACACAATAATCTAGCTATCGTGAATCACAATAATCTAGCTATGGAAGAAGGAGTGCAATGGCTACAACTCCGGCGCAACGCAGGCTTGCCGATGCTCTAACAGCCCTGAAGAGGTTGCAGGACGACGGTAAAACCGCCATAAAGTCGAGTGATCTGACACGAATGCAGCGGGAAAGTCTAGTCAAGAATGGCTTCCTGCGACCGATTGTCAAGGGATGGTATATGCCCTGTCGGCCTGGCGAAGAGACCGGTGACAGTACACCCTGGTATGCTGCGATGCGTGACTTCATCCAGGGCTATTGCACCGAGCGGTTTGGAGAACAATGGTATGTGTCAGCTGAATACTCATTATTTCTGCATTCGGGAAAAACTATTACGCCGCAGCAGGTTGTGATCCATTCTCCGCTTGGACAAAACGGCCTGTTGAAGCTGCCTGATAATTGCTCGATCCTGGACTACAAGGCAAAGGATTTTGTTCCTGCCGCTAAAATCCAGATGGTGGAGCGAATCCGTGTACTGACACTTCCGGTGGCTCTTGTCCGTGTGCCGGAAGCGTTTTTTACAACCTATGCCCAGGATGCCCATATCGCACTTCATCAGTTGCGGGACGCGTCGGATCTCAACAGGGAACTGCTTGAAGGTGGGCATAGCATTGTTGCCGGGCGCCTTGTCGGGGCTTTGCGGGCTTCGGGGCGTGAAGAATTGGCGGTTAATGTACTGGCAACCATGAGAGCAGCAGGATATGTGGTCAACGAGACAAATCCATTCAGTGTAGCACCGCCGACTCTGGCATTCACCAGAGCGCAATCTCCCTATGTTCTGCGGATGCGTTTAATGTGGCAAGCCATGCGAGAGACCGTTTCCGGCTGTTTTCCGCCTGAACCCGGCATCCCGTCTGACATTGAGAAGTTTATGGACGCAGTTGAAGAAAACTACAAAACCGATGCTTATCATTCTCTCTCCATTGAGGGGTATCGAGTCACTCCGGAGTTAATTCAAAAGGTCGCCACCGGGGACTGGAATCCGGACAGTAATGACTCTGACGCGGAAATGAAAAATGCCATGGCGGCACATGGTTACTGGCTCGCTCATAATGAAGTCAAAACTACGATCAGAAGCATTTTGACAGGGGCAAACCCAGGCGCTGTTTTCCGGCAGGATCACGCTTCATGGTATCGCAAACTTTTCTCACCCAATGTAGATGCTGGTTTTCTCAAGCCGGCGGATCTGGCTGGTTACAGGACTGACAAGGTTTTTATCAGGGGAGCAACCCATGTTCCACCTTCACAGGATGCAGTCCGCGACATGATGCCGGAACTGTGCGACCTGCTGGAGGCTGAACCCAGCGCAGCAGTAAGAGCTGTTCTGGGACATTTTCTTTTTGTGTACATCCATCCGTATTTTGACGGCAATGGCAGACTGGGGCGGTTTCTGATGAATGCCATGCTGGCGTCTGGCGGGTATCCGTGGACAGTAATCCGAATTGAGCAGCGAAGTGATTACATGGCTGCCCTGGAAGCAGCGAGTTCGCTGGGAGAAATAAAACCTTTTGCGGAATTCATTGCCAGTTCAATGAACAGATAAGTTGCCAATCCTGGGATAAAATTCTGATGGATACTTGAGGAACGGCACTGTCAAAACTGTCAGAAGAGCTTTTGGCGGTTTTGGCAGTGCCATGGCATAGAATCGTTGGAAAGTTTATTGATTTCATCTGTCACTTGAAACCAACGATTATTATCCGTAATTACGCAAGATTAGAGGAATTGCCTTTAACATTGAATGGGAGTATTGATTCATGGGGGAAAAATCGAGCGGTTTGTCCCTCCTGCCACAAAAAATTTGTTCCACACAAAAAAAATCTGAAAAAACGACACCACCTGTCATGCGCATGGCTGATACTGGCACCATAAAGAGTGTATTGTTTTATCTGTTCAGGAGCACGCCACAAAGATTATGTTTTCTTGCAATCAATCACAACACACTTTGCATTAGGGTCCGGATATGACTACTGGTAACCATGACACCCTCGTTTATCGACTGGCACAAATTCTGGTCAAGCTGAATCAGGGTGAAAAACTTGATCCTTTGACGCTTGCAGATGAGTTCGGCGTCAACCTGCGCACAATCCAGCGTGACCTGAACGTGAGGTTTGCCTATCTCCCCTTGCAAAAAACTGATGGACGTTATCATCTCGATCCAGCCTATCTTGGCAAACTCAGCACTCGTGACATTGAGCGGTTCGCCAGTCTGGCCGGAGTTCGTGGTTTATTCCCAACACTTTCCGACGACTTCCTTGGTGATATATTTGATAGCCGTATGCAATCGGCGCTTCTGGTCAAAGGGCACAACTATGAAGACCTTGCCGGAAAGGAAGATGTTTTTCGCCATTTGGAGAGGGCCATTGTTGCTCGCTGCCATATCTCTTTTGACTACGCAAAGGACGAAGGAATCAAATCCTACACCGTCGTCGCCCCGTTCAAGCTGATCAATAACAAGGGCATCTGGTATCTTGTTGCGCGTGACGGTGACAAACTCAAAACATTTTCGTTCGCCAGAATTGAACGGGTGGTTCAACTTGACTCCCGATTTGCTCATGAACCGGAAACTGACAGGATGCTGAAAGAGGAAGATGGTGTATGGCTTGGTGAGGAGAAAAAGGAGATAGTCCTCAAGATATCCCGTGACATTGCCAACTACTTCAAACGCCGGAAATTGATTGCCAATCAAGTTATTGAAAAGGAGCTTGAAGACGGGGGCCTCATCGTCTCTGCAAAGGTTGGTCATGTAAATCAGGTGTTACCCATCGTTCGTTACTGGATTCCCCATATCCGCGTCATCAGTCCGGAGGGTTTGCAAGAGGAGATGGAAAAGGACTTACGGAATTACTTGGAGCGGACCGGTGGTTAACCGCTAAACAAGGGAGGGCTAGTATCATGAAAGTAATCGGGCTTTTGATCGTATTTTGCGGTGCCATCTGGGTGTTTTGCGACGCCAGAGCCAGAGAAAAGAGCATCTTTGTTGCGTTGATGTGGTCTTTTGGCACGTTGATATTTCTGGTGGTATTCCTTCCTCTATGGCTCATCACGAGGCCAAAGAAAAACAACCAAATTATGATTACAGCTAAATCAAAACATTGTACTTCTTGTGGCAAGTCTTATGAGGGAACACCATCTTTTTGCACAAATTGTGGCAAATCACTGAGTAATTGAAACTTTTATAAAACGAAGAACCGGATTGATACCTGTAGATTAATAATGAACACAACCTATTTAAAAGAGGAGATTTCAAAATGGCTATGATCAAATGTGCAAATTGTGGCAAAGACGTTCCAGCACCAGCTAACTTTTGTTGTGATTGCGGGACCACACTTGCAATCTTAAGCGTGAACCCAGAAAATTCGACATCTCAAGCCAGTGGAAAAATTGGAGACCTGAATGGGGATGGTAAGATTGATTGGGAAGACTTCAAAATTGCATTATCAAAATCCAAAAAGTACGCATCCGACAAAGTCAATGATGTCGTGTCATTAGCGCAGGACAAAATGAAATCTGCTCAGGAAAAAGATGCTGCTG
Protein-coding regions in this window:
- a CDS encoding DUF3150 domain-containing protein; the encoded protein is MNEILSKLVVVSLSISLWTGRKKLSPEDLGLDFSKLPPEKLATLGSKKICDPEKLAVFSALKRRAERQCEAVGVRFLGGYAIPEDKADEVMKILDGVRDEFEKEKQEFLSEYDRSLREWIDANPEWAAIIEKGVEPASTAARRLGFAVQAFKVKNIDGLDKGLNEHASTLSERLIYEINQQARQAWEESYKGRPSVTRKALRPIKSMLEKLRGLEFLSPYLLTLAVQVEEVLASLPKSGPIEGRNLTSLIGILHVLGDLPLDEVPAEEEDEVAETILLETRSAEPVSLPSEWFF
- a CDS encoding VWA domain-containing protein, yielding MKHTTLPLVAKALGEKYDIQVQISGDQAYTNGRIINLPSLPDSKEAALLARGYIDHESAHIRFTDFSVKSSTSMHKCLTNILEDIRIEKMMGAKYPGCRSNLKDLAEHLKQQGSFTPSLQDPPQTLLSWLCARGRLTLNQDFSDILAMTSSTVNGFLGTGYKRLLDLTERIPNLVSTRDSQSMAEEILRLIRDEKQQQEQERKRQQDEKTKTTCGSDESKPDGSSDDQEENNQTSGTDQQSGQPEQGAGGSSPDSDSTGTAAGNDSQSQAATNPSPSVPKSGSGGQLDGNPEALQEMLDCDPGGFGDVGEILKQELITEGETVGNRGGVLLPPEASLRTFPIDIHEIRRHTALLRARLSGLIQASRLRRRHARRTGSKIDNRVVHRLALHDTRLFLHQEEKTEVNTAIMILVDRSGSMQHQKIEVATKTAFVVAEALDSIPGCFAAVAAFPVGNSEGVAPLVRFGERPCSSRFGMTAGGGTPLAQALYWSGVELLKREEPRKILLTVTDGEPDDRRTSKRAIKWLLEQGIEPMGLGICEESVRTLFPTNGVVYSVEELPPALFGMLQDKLIH
- a CDS encoding CHC2 zinc finger domain-containing protein; the encoded protein is MTLNATLQAARDMGVPERYAVMRRLSFLQPQIKHLEREIWGARRRMERSHDPLSKALTESFIRDQEKELRPLKREAKTLLNHVNGKETVQAPGGISPEMIDQARQYPITSIIEFSKGRYRCCPFHEDRNPSMALYENHVHCFVCNRTWDSISATMALDGVTFREAVLALQS
- the radC gene encoding RadC family protein; this encodes MNFNLFGEPVPPVTKRIMVRSIEARYRNEVVRDDAPEWVSMRFTKPEQVYEMFRDLRRETKEHFVVLHLDGKNRIVCFDRVSIGSLNQAIVHPREVFKTACLSNAAAILLVHNHPTGDPNPSSEDIAITKRLKESGDILGIRVLDHIIVGDDEFLSFVERGLL
- a CDS encoding Fic family protein, which produces MATTPAQRRLADALTALKRLQDDGKTAIKSSDLTRMQRESLVKNGFLRPIVKGWYMPCRPGEETGDSTPWYAAMRDFIQGYCTERFGEQWYVSAEYSLFLHSGKTITPQQVVIHSPLGQNGLLKLPDNCSILDYKAKDFVPAAKIQMVERIRVLTLPVALVRVPEAFFTTYAQDAHIALHQLRDASDLNRELLEGGHSIVAGRLVGALRASGREELAVNVLATMRAAGYVVNETNPFSVAPPTLAFTRAQSPYVLRMRLMWQAMRETVSGCFPPEPGIPSDIEKFMDAVEENYKTDAYHSLSIEGYRVTPELIQKVATGDWNPDSNDSDAEMKNAMAAHGYWLAHNEVKTTIRSILTGANPGAVFRQDHASWYRKLFSPNVDAGFLKPADLAGYRTDKVFIRGATHVPPSQDAVRDMMPELCDLLEAEPSAAVRAVLGHFLFVYIHPYFDGNGRLGRFLMNAMLASGGYPWTVIRIEQRSDYMAALEAASSLGEIKPFAEFIASSMNR
- a CDS encoding helix-turn-helix transcriptional regulator: MTTGNHDTLVYRLAQILVKLNQGEKLDPLTLADEFGVNLRTIQRDLNVRFAYLPLQKTDGRYHLDPAYLGKLSTRDIERFASLAGVRGLFPTLSDDFLGDIFDSRMQSALLVKGHNYEDLAGKEDVFRHLERAIVARCHISFDYAKDEGIKSYTVVAPFKLINNKGIWYLVARDGDKLKTFSFARIERVVQLDSRFAHEPETDRMLKEEDGVWLGEEKKEIVLKISRDIANYFKRRKLIANQVIEKELEDGGLIVSAKVGHVNQVLPIVRYWIPHIRVISPEGLQEEMEKDLRNYLERTGG